Proteins encoded in a region of the Saccharothrix ecbatanensis genome:
- a CDS encoding dynamin family protein: MSAPWLDVLDDTIRACAAHNRPDLAERLREKRARQLDPKLRVLVIGEPGQGKSQLVNAMVNAPVCPVGDDATTTVPTFVQHAETPSAALVRGASIANTPTERIPVPIDQLASRVSEDHGGGDLVRAEIGIPRALLDSGLVLIDTPGVGDLRPAHTASTFAALLQADAVLMVSDATAELTGSELELLKQVMTSCPNVIVVLTKIDIAAQWRRVVERNRAHLARAGVAAKLIPVSAALRLRAAKTGDKALNAESGFPELLACVRQDIVAAADLLARRTVAVTAASAIKQLVAPVREELTARGSKKGPENTIAALNEAQRRIDELRRRSARWQTVLADEMADLVSDIEYDLRDRTRKIMREVDKTFETADPALGWEQFESWLEDNLTEAATTNFAWLLDRSGWVAEKVAKSFPVVRDDLLPESIFPDDVLDRVSPMEKPVIEKFNVMQKAFTGLKGSYGGVLMFGLATSLAGMPLINAISLGAGALFGGKSIIDESDQRLRRRQAAAKAAAARHVDDFFIKFSKDCRDAGRHIQRSLRNHFSTLAEELQETLLESARSARRAVQDDNSERERRSLEAKRELDHLVALYQRVQALAGGQAPPLGISA, from the coding sequence ATGTCCGCGCCCTGGCTCGACGTGCTAGACGACACGATCCGGGCTTGCGCTGCGCACAACCGGCCCGACCTGGCCGAACGGTTGCGCGAGAAGCGCGCCCGGCAGCTGGACCCCAAGCTCCGCGTGCTCGTGATCGGCGAGCCGGGACAGGGCAAGAGCCAGCTCGTGAACGCGATGGTGAACGCGCCGGTGTGCCCGGTCGGCGACGACGCCACCACCACCGTTCCCACGTTCGTGCAGCACGCGGAGACGCCGTCCGCCGCCCTCGTGCGCGGCGCGTCCATCGCGAACACCCCCACCGAACGCATCCCCGTGCCGATCGACCAGCTGGCCAGCCGGGTGAGCGAGGACCACGGCGGCGGTGACCTGGTGCGCGCCGAGATCGGCATCCCGCGGGCCCTGCTCGACTCCGGCCTGGTGCTGATCGACACGCCGGGCGTCGGCGACCTGCGGCCCGCGCACACCGCGAGCACGTTCGCCGCGCTCCTCCAGGCCGACGCGGTGCTGATGGTGTCCGACGCGACGGCCGAGCTGACCGGCTCCGAGCTGGAGCTGCTGAAGCAGGTCATGACGTCCTGCCCCAACGTGATCGTGGTGCTGACGAAGATCGACATCGCGGCGCAGTGGCGGCGCGTGGTCGAGCGCAACCGGGCGCACCTGGCCCGCGCGGGCGTGGCCGCGAAGCTGATCCCGGTGTCCGCCGCGCTGCGGCTGCGCGCGGCCAAGACCGGCGACAAGGCGCTCAACGCCGAGTCCGGGTTCCCCGAGCTGCTGGCGTGCGTGCGGCAGGACATCGTGGCCGCCGCCGACCTGCTGGCCCGCCGCACGGTCGCCGTCACCGCCGCGTCGGCGATCAAGCAGCTGGTGGCGCCGGTGCGCGAGGAGCTGACCGCCCGCGGCTCGAAGAAGGGGCCGGAGAACACCATCGCCGCGCTCAACGAGGCCCAGCGCCGCATCGACGAGCTGCGCCGCCGGTCCGCGCGCTGGCAGACGGTGCTGGCCGACGAGATGGCCGACCTCGTGTCCGACATCGAGTACGACCTGCGCGACCGGACCCGCAAGATCATGCGCGAGGTGGACAAGACGTTCGAGACGGCCGATCCGGCGCTGGGCTGGGAGCAGTTCGAGTCCTGGCTGGAGGACAACCTCACGGAGGCCGCCACGACGAACTTCGCCTGGCTGCTGGACCGGTCGGGGTGGGTGGCGGAGAAGGTCGCGAAGAGCTTCCCGGTGGTCCGGGACGACCTGCTGCCCGAGTCGATCTTCCCGGACGACGTGCTGGACCGCGTGTCGCCGATGGAGAAGCCGGTGATCGAGAAGTTCAACGTGATGCAGAAGGCGTTCACGGGCCTGAAGGGCTCCTACGGCGGCGTGCTGATGTTCGGCCTCGCCACCAGCCTCGCCGGCATGCCGCTGATCAACGCCATCTCGCTCGGCGCGGGCGCGCTCTTCGGCGGCAAGTCGATCATCGACGAGAGCGACCAGCGGTTGCGCCGCAGGCAGGCCGCCGCGAAGGCCGCCGCCGCCCGGCACGTGGACGACTTCTTCATCAAGTTCAGCAAGGACTGCCGTGACGCGGGCCGGCACATCCAGCGCAGCCTGCGCAACCACTTCTCCACGCTGGCCGAGGAGTTGCAGGAGACCCTGCTGGAATCGGCCCGCAGCGCGCGCCGCGCCGTCCAGGACGACAACTCCGAACGCGAGCGCCGCAGCCTGGAGGCCAAGCGCGAACTCGACCACCTCGTCGCGCTCTACCAGCGGGTCCAGGCACTCGCGGGAGGTCAGGCGCCGCCACTGGGGATCAGCGCCTGA
- a CDS encoding SDR family oxidoreductase produces the protein MKTLITGATGQLGSLILKHALTRIPADRLAVSVREPEKAEGLGVEVRHGDFAGPLTDTFAGVDTLLLVSVDGPDEVRIGLHRNAVRAAAEAGVRHIVYTSVTDADTSPLSLAGVHKATEEEIRATGIPFTFLRNGMYHENYLPQAPGPIVRAAGDGRVASAARDDYAVAAAVVLSTPGHENAVYELTGSRAWSFDELAGLAGTTHVKVSQEERVAGLKGFGLPDFVAELLADIEVNIGRGVLADVRPDLEKLIGRAPTTIEDAVGNR, from the coding sequence ATGAAGACCTTGATCACCGGTGCTACCGGCCAGCTCGGCTCCCTGATCCTCAAGCACGCCCTCACCCGCATCCCGGCCGACCGGCTCGCGGTGTCCGTCCGCGAACCGGAGAAGGCGGAAGGCCTCGGCGTCGAGGTCCGGCACGGCGACTTCGCCGGCCCGCTCACCGACACGTTCGCCGGGGTGGACACGCTGCTGCTGGTGTCCGTCGACGGGCCGGACGAAGTCCGCATCGGACTGCACCGGAACGCCGTGCGCGCGGCGGCGGAGGCGGGCGTGCGGCACATCGTCTACACGTCGGTGACCGACGCGGACACCTCGCCGCTCAGCCTGGCCGGGGTGCACAAGGCGACCGAAGAGGAGATCCGGGCCACCGGCATCCCGTTCACGTTCCTGCGCAACGGCATGTACCACGAGAACTACCTCCCGCAGGCCCCCGGCCCGATCGTCAGGGCCGCCGGCGACGGGCGGGTCGCGAGCGCGGCCCGCGACGACTACGCGGTGGCCGCGGCCGTCGTGCTGAGCACCCCCGGCCACGAGAACGCGGTCTACGAGCTGACCGGCTCGCGGGCGTGGAGCTTCGACGAGCTGGCCGGACTCGCGGGCACCACGCACGTGAAGGTGAGCCAGGAGGAGCGCGTCGCCGGTCTGAAGGGCTTCGGCCTGCCCGACTTCGTCGCCGAGCTGCTCGCCGACATCGAGGTCAACATCGGCCGCGGCGTGCTCGCGGACGTGCGGCCCGACCTGGAGAAGCTGATCGGCCGCGCGCCCACCACGATCGAGGACGCCGTCGGGAACAGGTGA
- a CDS encoding PhzF family phenazine biosynthesis protein, with protein sequence MNDALHPAVLRYSAFTTDPAGGNPAGVVLDATGLDDARMLEIAADLGYSETAFAFPRTGGHDFDLRYFSPLAEVPFCGHATVATAVALERPGTLRFHTKAGLVEIAATPGTATLTSVPTSSTPAPESDVAEALRALRWSADDLDPRYPVHWASGGARHLVLAVRTRERLASLDYEFDALGDLLRANDALTAQLVHQRSDDVFDARDPFPVGGVVEDPATGAAAAAFGGYLRTIGEVTGPRTITIHQGDDMGRPSVLTIGVSPDDPRVTVTGAAVPIPD encoded by the coding sequence ATGAACGACGCACTTCACCCGGCAGTACTGCGCTACAGCGCCTTCACCACCGACCCGGCGGGCGGCAACCCGGCCGGTGTCGTGCTGGACGCTACCGGGCTCGACGACGCCCGGATGCTGGAGATCGCCGCCGACCTCGGCTACTCGGAGACCGCCTTCGCGTTCCCCCGGACCGGCGGGCACGACTTCGACCTGCGGTACTTCAGCCCGTTGGCGGAGGTCCCGTTCTGCGGTCACGCCACCGTGGCCACCGCCGTCGCCCTGGAACGGCCCGGCACTCTGCGGTTCCACACCAAGGCCGGGCTGGTGGAGATCGCCGCGACGCCGGGCACGGCGACCCTGACCAGCGTGCCGACGTCCTCCACGCCCGCGCCGGAGTCGGACGTCGCCGAGGCGTTGCGGGCACTGCGGTGGTCCGCCGACGACCTCGACCCGCGCTACCCCGTGCACTGGGCGTCCGGCGGCGCGCGGCACCTGGTGCTGGCGGTGCGGACGCGGGAGCGGTTGGCCTCGCTGGACTACGAGTTCGACGCGCTGGGCGACCTGCTGCGGGCCAACGACGCGCTGACCGCGCAACTGGTGCACCAGCGCTCCGACGACGTCTTCGACGCGCGCGACCCGTTCCCGGTCGGCGGGGTCGTGGAGGACCCGGCGACCGGGGCCGCCGCGGCGGCGTTCGGCGGCTACCTGCGGACGATCGGCGAGGTCACCGGGCCGAGGACGATCACCATCCACCAGGGCGACGACATGGGCCGACCCAGCGTGCTGACGATCGGGGTGTCACCGGACGACCCGCGGGTCACGGTGACGGGCGCGGCCGTGCCCATCCCCGACTGA
- a CDS encoding IniB N-terminal domain-containing protein: MGSSPTTLHDFVLDLLSDPTALADFRSDAAGTLAKAGLSDISALDVQEVIPLVLDYVPTGSLPALDGSVLEDLPIDVLDAGPASAIFQLRTVADQLATSGAVSAGDVKAAVAGRLTADADNLAVFSGVSSHGGLLDFAAHSKLSIEGDFSAVGDVTDTLDGTLSTVSGPVDGLAGTATGTLDGALATAGGVAGSLPDADGLTSTAFGTVDTLTGVVGNVTGGLTGDLPVVGDLPGVGDLGGVGDLGNLPVVGDVSDSLGVSGSAQGSAQFETHGAAPLSGVTDTVAGVADTAGVGGVVSNVTGTVDGLDLPVVDGLGVDDLLF, encoded by the coding sequence ATGGGCTCCAGCCCCACCACGCTGCACGACTTCGTCCTCGACCTGCTCAGCGACCCGACCGCCCTGGCCGACTTCCGGTCCGACGCGGCGGGCACCCTGGCGAAGGCGGGCCTGAGCGACATCAGCGCTCTGGACGTGCAGGAAGTCATCCCGCTGGTCCTCGACTACGTGCCGACCGGGAGCCTGCCCGCTCTCGACGGCTCGGTCCTCGAAGACCTGCCGATCGACGTGCTCGACGCCGGCCCGGCCAGTGCGATCTTCCAGCTCAGGACCGTGGCCGACCAGCTCGCGACGTCGGGTGCGGTCAGCGCGGGCGACGTGAAGGCCGCCGTAGCGGGCCGACTGACCGCGGACGCCGACAACCTGGCCGTGTTCAGCGGCGTGTCGAGCCACGGGGGTCTGCTCGACTTCGCGGCCCACTCGAAGCTCTCGATCGAGGGCGACTTCTCCGCGGTGGGTGACGTGACCGACACCCTGGACGGCACGTTGTCCACCGTTTCCGGCCCGGTGGACGGCCTGGCCGGCACGGCGACCGGCACGCTGGACGGTGCCCTCGCCACGGCCGGTGGGGTCGCCGGCTCGCTGCCGGACGCGGATGGCCTGACCAGCACCGCGTTCGGCACCGTCGACACGCTGACCGGCGTGGTCGGCAACGTGACCGGTGGCCTCACCGGTGACCTGCCCGTCGTCGGGGACCTGCCCGGCGTCGGCGACCTCGGCGGTGTGGGCGACCTCGGCAACCTGCCGGTCGTCGGCGACGTCAGCGACTCCCTGGGCGTCTCCGGCTCCGCGCAGGGTTCGGCGCAGTTCGAGACCCACGGCGCCGCGCCGCTGTCCGGTGTCACGGACACCGTCGCGGGCGTCGCGGACACCGCTGGTGTCGGCGGCGTGGTGAGCAACGTCACCGGCACCGTGGACGGTCTCGACCTGCCGGTCGTGGACGGCCTCGGCGTGGACGACCTGCTCTTCTGA
- a CDS encoding Hsp70 family protein — MPYVLGVDVGTTRTAAAVCRLGGAGRAEPEPVGLGGPGGGVASALHLTSDGVFAVGEPGDPRWTATGFSRRVGDTVPIVLGPETAGAQRCAAEELTALMVMWVADQVAAREGERPAHIVLAHSPGWGSHAKGLMHRALRSVGVEASLVPEPVAAAENHAFSRSFAGSLGVFSLGSHAFSASVVGRGFELVNSVEGVDQAAGVDFDDAVFSHVRASLGRALAELDADDPRTRGLFGRLRRDCEAAKRALSGTVETSISVHLPSGPVDVPITRAKFEELIRPSVDQAVAAFARVATGVEMTVLVGGSARIPLIAASAPGRVVLEAAPETSVVRGAALAARRLVLGPDREPEPIETSIMLRDDDPSLRFPVGGLDAADAEFTAPPPRPPVDITPLDLPERRSVKRVVRGLALTGGQRRARDSEDGR, encoded by the coding sequence TTGCCGTATGTCCTCGGGGTCGACGTCGGCACCACGCGCACCGCGGCGGCGGTGTGCAGGCTGGGCGGCGCCGGACGGGCCGAACCCGAGCCGGTCGGCCTCGGCGGTCCCGGCGGCGGCGTGGCGTCGGCGCTGCACCTGACCTCGGACGGCGTGTTCGCGGTCGGCGAGCCGGGCGACCCCCGGTGGACCGCCACCGGCTTCAGCCGCCGCGTCGGCGACACCGTCCCGATCGTGCTCGGCCCGGAGACCGCGGGCGCGCAGCGGTGCGCGGCCGAAGAGCTGACCGCGCTCATGGTCATGTGGGTGGCCGACCAGGTGGCCGCCCGTGAAGGCGAACGGCCCGCGCACATCGTGCTGGCGCATTCCCCCGGTTGGGGGTCGCACGCCAAGGGGCTCATGCACCGGGCGCTGCGGTCGGTCGGGGTGGAGGCGTCGTTGGTGCCGGAGCCGGTCGCGGCGGCCGAGAACCACGCGTTCAGCCGGTCGTTCGCCGGGTCGCTCGGCGTGTTCAGCCTGGGCAGCCACGCGTTCAGCGCGTCCGTCGTCGGGCGGGGGTTCGAGCTGGTCAACTCCGTCGAAGGGGTCGACCAGGCGGCCGGCGTCGATTTCGACGACGCCGTGTTCTCCCACGTCCGGGCGTCACTCGGGCGGGCGCTGGCCGAGTTGGACGCCGACGACCCGCGCACCCGCGGCCTGTTCGGGCGGCTGCGGCGGGACTGCGAGGCGGCCAAGCGGGCGCTGTCCGGCACGGTGGAGACGTCGATCTCCGTGCACCTGCCGTCCGGGCCGGTGGACGTGCCGATCACCAGGGCGAAGTTCGAGGAGCTGATCCGGCCGTCGGTGGACCAGGCCGTGGCCGCGTTCGCCCGGGTCGCCACGGGCGTGGAGATGACTGTGCTGGTCGGCGGCAGCGCCCGGATCCCGCTGATCGCGGCGTCGGCGCCGGGCCGGGTGGTGCTGGAGGCCGCGCCGGAGACGTCGGTGGTGAGGGGCGCGGCGCTCGCGGCCCGCCGGCTGGTGCTGGGGCCGGACCGGGAACCCGAGCCCATCGAGACTTCGATCATGCTGCGGGACGACGACCCGTCGCTGAGGTTCCCCGTGGGCGGCCTGGACGCGGCGGACGCGGAGTTCACCGCCCCGCCGCCCCGGCCGCCCGTCGACATCACACCGCTGGACCTGCCGGAACGACGCTCGGTGAAGCGCGTCGTGCGCGGCCTCGCGTTGACCGGTGGGCAGCGTCGTGCCCGTGACTCAGAGGATGGCCGTTGA
- a CDS encoding LysR family transcriptional regulator: MDTRLLRTLLVLARTGSFTATAAELHLVQSTVTSQVKALERHLGARLFDRLPSGARLTEAGRQAVEHAREVLSAEQRLRDAVRGSTAVEGDVRIAAPESVCAYRLPQRIADVALRWPGISVHLSPSGTRQAITGVRNGTLDLALVLEDAVVAPGLKVTAIGAEPIELVSAPGVLLDERYFLLEEGCSYSDRFVRELSATPSITRFGSIEAVRSCVVAGLGWTVLPRVAVAEQLDAGTLQRVRELPDSTLFLVTDPRRTPSAAVQAVAAALN; encoded by the coding sequence GTGGACACCCGCCTCCTGCGCACACTCCTGGTGCTCGCGCGCACGGGCAGCTTCACCGCCACCGCGGCGGAGCTGCACCTCGTGCAATCCACGGTGACGAGCCAGGTCAAAGCCCTGGAACGGCACCTCGGCGCACGCCTGTTCGACCGGCTGCCCAGCGGCGCCCGGCTGACCGAGGCCGGCCGGCAGGCCGTCGAGCACGCCAGGGAGGTGCTGTCGGCCGAACAACGCCTGCGCGACGCGGTGCGCGGCAGCACCGCCGTGGAGGGCGACGTGCGGATAGCCGCACCCGAGTCGGTCTGCGCCTACCGGCTGCCGCAGCGGATCGCGGACGTCGCCCTGCGCTGGCCGGGCATCTCCGTGCACCTCTCGCCGTCGGGCACCCGGCAGGCGATCACCGGTGTCCGCAACGGCACGCTGGACCTGGCGCTGGTGCTGGAGGACGCGGTGGTCGCGCCGGGTCTGAAGGTGACCGCGATCGGGGCCGAGCCGATCGAGCTGGTGTCCGCGCCGGGCGTGCTGCTGGACGAGCGGTACTTCCTGCTGGAGGAGGGCTGCTCGTACAGCGACCGGTTCGTGCGGGAGCTGTCCGCGACGCCGAGCATCACCCGGTTCGGCAGCATCGAGGCCGTCCGGTCGTGCGTGGTGGCGGGGCTGGGCTGGACCGTGCTGCCGCGCGTGGCGGTCGCCGAGCAGTTGGACGCCGGCACGCTCCAGCGCGTGCGCGAACTGCCCGACAGCACGCTGTTCCTGGTCACGGACCCGCGTCGGACGCCGTCGGCGGCGGTCCAAGCGGTGGCCGCCGCCCTGAACTGA
- a CDS encoding GTPase domain-containing protein, with amino-acid sequence MLDGTTLEDEVWALLEDALAIYRDSPRAVAWLRGHQARFTEPVRVAVAGAPRSGKSTVVSALIGEEFVPTGATTWYQDGPRAKAHVGPYEVPVTRRDGKAFVDAPDAERVLVEWPSRSLRDLILIDTPAEAPVEQVYGEADAVLYLTRHMHSTDVRYLQTAHDHPVARAAPVNTVLVLARADEIGGGRIDALSSAKQIARRYRREATVTPLCQNVVAVAGLLAVAARTVRPDEFTALASLASLARTELEDHLLSADRFVAEDFPVRLDPAARHGLVDRFGLFGVRLTTTLIRQGFDTQVKLTGQLVQRSGLGELRDSVGIYFTERREVLKARSALLGLDVVLRAEPRPGSIGLATAVERILATTHDFRELRLLASLQGGRIRLPGELDAEASRLVGGLGTNPVVRLGMDYEPTGSELRHAVLDTLGRWRDHSVDPALDHGQRRAASVVVRSCEGMLAQLG; translated from the coding sequence ATGCTCGACGGCACCACGCTGGAGGACGAGGTCTGGGCGCTGCTCGAAGACGCCCTGGCGATCTACCGGGACAGCCCGCGGGCGGTCGCGTGGCTGCGCGGGCACCAGGCCCGGTTCACCGAACCGGTGCGCGTCGCCGTCGCGGGCGCGCCGCGGTCGGGCAAGTCGACGGTGGTCAGCGCGTTGATCGGCGAGGAGTTCGTGCCGACCGGCGCGACCACCTGGTACCAGGACGGACCGCGGGCGAAGGCACACGTCGGCCCGTACGAGGTGCCGGTGACCCGCCGTGACGGCAAGGCGTTCGTGGACGCGCCGGACGCCGAACGCGTGCTGGTCGAGTGGCCGTCCCGCTCGCTGCGCGACCTGATCCTGATCGACACGCCGGCGGAGGCGCCGGTCGAGCAGGTCTACGGCGAGGCCGACGCGGTGCTCTACCTGACCAGGCACATGCACAGCACGGACGTGCGGTACCTCCAGACCGCGCACGACCACCCGGTGGCACGGGCCGCGCCGGTGAACACCGTGCTGGTGCTGGCGCGGGCGGACGAGATCGGCGGCGGCCGGATCGACGCGCTGTCGTCGGCCAAGCAGATCGCCCGCCGCTACCGGCGCGAGGCGACCGTGACCCCGTTGTGCCAGAACGTGGTCGCGGTGGCGGGGCTGCTCGCGGTGGCCGCGCGAACGGTGCGGCCGGACGAGTTCACCGCGCTCGCGTCGCTGGCTTCGTTGGCGCGCACCGAGTTGGAGGACCACCTGCTGTCCGCGGACCGGTTCGTGGCCGAGGACTTCCCGGTCCGGCTGGACCCGGCGGCGCGGCACGGCCTGGTGGACCGGTTCGGCCTCTTCGGCGTGCGGCTGACGACCACGCTGATCCGGCAGGGCTTCGACACGCAGGTGAAGCTGACCGGGCAGCTGGTGCAGCGCAGCGGTCTGGGCGAGCTGCGCGACTCGGTCGGCATCTACTTCACCGAACGCCGCGAGGTGCTGAAGGCGCGGTCCGCGTTGCTGGGCCTGGACGTGGTGCTGCGCGCCGAGCCGCGGCCCGGTTCGATCGGCCTGGCCACCGCGGTCGAGCGGATTCTGGCCACCACCCACGACTTCCGGGAGCTGCGGCTGCTGGCGTCGTTGCAGGGCGGGCGGATCCGGCTGCCGGGCGAGCTGGACGCCGAGGCGTCCCGGCTGGTCGGCGGCCTGGGCACGAACCCGGTGGTGCGGCTGGGCATGGACTACGAGCCGACCGGGAGCGAGCTGCGGCACGCCGTGCTGGACACGCTGGGCCGGTGGCGCGACCACTCCGTTGACCCGGCGCTGGACCACGGGCAACGGCGGGCCGCGTCCGTGGTCGTGCGCAGCTGCGAGGGCATGCTCGCCCAGCTCGGTTGA
- a CDS encoding winged helix-turn-helix transcriptional regulator encodes MENRGDVYDHNCPSRVIANHATGQWGSLVLAKLLGGTLRFGELRREVAGVSEKMLAQTLQALERDGLVHREVHPVIPPRVDYSLTPLGTQAAKRISDLFGWIEENVPNFRAAQDDYDARRQNV; translated from the coding sequence ATGGAGAACCGAGGTGACGTGTACGACCACAACTGCCCGTCCCGGGTGATCGCCAACCACGCGACCGGGCAGTGGGGCAGCCTGGTGCTCGCCAAGCTCCTGGGCGGCACGCTGAGGTTCGGCGAGCTGCGCCGGGAAGTCGCCGGGGTGAGCGAGAAGATGCTGGCCCAGACGTTGCAGGCGCTGGAGCGGGACGGGCTGGTGCACCGCGAGGTGCACCCGGTGATCCCGCCGCGGGTGGACTACTCCCTCACCCCGCTGGGCACCCAGGCGGCGAAGCGGATCAGCGACCTGTTCGGGTGGATCGAGGAGAACGTGCCGAACTTCCGCGCCGCGCAGGACGACTACGACGCGCGGCGCCAGAACGTGTGA
- a CDS encoding nitroreductase family deazaflavin-dependent oxidoreductase: MAVVDSPVGWVKKHIQKYVESGGAEGHEWRPGVFTLLLTTTGRKSGEPRRTALIYQPYGDAYVVVASHGGAPEHPSWYRNLLAENRAEVQVGPDVFPTTARTATGEERAKLWKLMTEVWPDYDGYVKKTDREIPVVVLERAQS; this comes from the coding sequence ATGGCAGTAGTGGACAGCCCCGTCGGCTGGGTGAAGAAGCACATCCAGAAGTACGTCGAGTCGGGCGGCGCGGAAGGCCACGAGTGGCGGCCGGGCGTCTTCACGCTCCTGCTGACCACGACCGGCCGGAAGTCCGGTGAACCACGCCGCACCGCGTTGATCTACCAGCCCTACGGTGACGCGTACGTGGTCGTGGCGTCGCACGGCGGCGCTCCGGAACACCCCTCCTGGTACCGGAACCTGCTCGCGGAGAACCGGGCCGAGGTGCAGGTCGGCCCGGACGTCTTCCCCACCACGGCGCGCACCGCCACCGGTGAGGAGCGGGCGAAGCTGTGGAAGCTGATGACCGAGGTGTGGCCGGACTACGACGGCTACGTGAAGAAGACCGACCGCGAGATCCCAGTGGTGGTGCTGGAGCGCGCCCAGTCCTGA